The DNA region AGCGAATTGAATTTCCCATATGCATCACAATATCACAAATCGCTCCCCCCATATCAATCAAAACAGCCCCCAACTCTTTTTCGCTATCATCTAAACAAGCTATGGAAGAAGCATAGCCAGAAAGGACAATATTATCCACGCGTAAATCGGCTAATTCTACGGCTTTTTTTAAATTTTTAATGTGCGATTCTTGTGAAATGACAATGTGTGTTGAGACTTCAAGACGGTTCCCACTCATTCCCAAAGGGTCGTCAATATGCTCTAAGTCATTGACCTTAAAATTATAAGGTAAAACATGGATAATCTCATATCCACTCGGTAAATTCGCGGTGTGTTTTGCTGTGCTAACGGCTCTATGAATTTCTTTAATGCCTATTTCGTGGTTAGGGATATTGACAACGCCTACACTATCTACACTCTTAGTATAAGCACCAGAAATGGACACAACAACCTTATCATAATGCACCCCACTCATCATTTCAGCACTGCTAACCGCTTCTTCTATGGATTTAGAGGCAAGCTCTATATTTGTAATGGCACCCTTTTTAACTCCGCTTGTTTTTGTTTTGGCAAAGCCTATGATTTTTAGTCCATCTTCATCTTTTTGAGCGATAATAGCACAAGTTTGCGTTGAGCCTAAGTCGATTCCTAGTATATTCACAATTTTCCTTTTAGTGATAAATTTTAATCTTATATGTTTTTTTCAATTCTTCTAAAAGCTCCTGTTTTATTTCACTGCTTTTAAGAGTTTTTAGACTCGATTCTAGCATAGTTTGATATTGATTAAAATCTTGCTTGTTTGGATTTAATTTTTGCTTTTTAATACGATAAAGTATAGCTTTTGAGTCATTGATTAAAACATAAGAGCTATTTTGGTCTGTGTTAAAAACCTGCGAGAGGAAAAAGCTAAATTCAGCATTATTTAAAATTTCATCACTAACTTTTTTGGCGTCTTTGATGGAATTTCTATCGACAAATTCTAATTCTATACCTTTAAAAGTCGGTAGGGCTTTTTGCGCTTTTTCTTCAAGGGCTTTTTGCGCTACTTCACTATAATACATCGGCAAAACTTCCGCTCTTGCTTCTTCGAAATTTTTAACACGCACAGGATTTGTTTGATTTAAACGCAAGATTATAAAGCCATCTTTGCAAATTTTATTTTCACATTTTTGCCAAATGATAGGCTTTAAAATATCCTTATTTTTAGCCTTTGCTAAGAGTTCGAGAGGGTAATTTTGATCTTCTTCGCTAATGTTAAAATCTTTTTGAAAATCATCTTTTTGATTTCTTAAAGCGACAAATTTTTCATTAGCTAAATTTTTTGTCTTTTCAAGGCTAAGATCTTTTATGACCATTTCTTTAGCTAATTCAAAGTCTAAAATTTTACCATCTTGGGCTTTATATTTAAATTTATTGTTTTCATTTTGGTAAAAAGCTCTAAGCTCATCTTGGGAAAAATTTGACTTTTTCGCTTCGATAAAGTAGCTAGAAAGCTCGTAACTTTTTTGTGTTTTAAAGTCGTTTTTGTGTGCTTCCCAAAGTTGTTTAAGAGCGTTTTCATCGACAGCTAAGTCTTTTTTATCAAAAGTGATTTTAGCAATTTCTAGGGCATCTTGCATAAAATAACTTGCCGCTAACATTTGCAATTCATTTTCCTTAGCAGGGAATTCAAAAATTTTATTAAGTTTATTAAGAATAATTCTATCACCTAAAATCTGCTCATAATTTTTGGAAAGTATATTATTTTGCTTTAAAATGGCGTAGTAAATATTTTTATCAAAAATTCCATTGACATTTTGAAATTCCTCTGCCGCAGAAAGCTCCTGTATCACTTCATTTTCATTAGCCCAAAGTCCCAAATTTTTTGCAAAATTAAGTAAAAGTTTATCTTCGATAAGCGAATTAAGGGCTATATCTTTAAGACCTAATTTTTCTGCATTTTCTTCACTTAAGGCACCATTGCTGATTTGATTGTAGTAGCCATAAATTTGATTATATCTTAGATTAAATTCCACAAAAGAGATTTTTTCATTACCTACGATAGCAACGGAACTATTTCTATTTTGATTATAATCATAAGCCCCCCAGCCCACAACACCTGCTCCAACAAAGGCAATAACGCTAATCCATATCGTTACGACTAAATACTTTTTATGGTGTTGCATCCAAGTAAGCATATTTTTCCTTATCATTTTTTTAAAACCTTTATTCTATCAAGTTAAGTTTTAAATAGGCTTTAATTGTAGAATATTTTGATATTTTTTATTAAATATTTAAAATTGAATTTAAAGCATAATTGAGAGAATTTTTAAGAAAAATCAATTAAAAAGCTTTTAGTTTTTTGTTAAATTTTTGCTTGCAATTAAGATTTTATTTTGAATAGAATATTAAAATTAGGACAAAAAACCTTAAGGATAAAATTTGCAAATTCCACATATTCCCGTTTTACCCAAAGAAGTTAATCATCTTTTTGAA from Campylobacter upsaliensis includes:
- a CDS encoding peptidylprolyl isomerase, which codes for MLTWMQHHKKYLVVTIWISVIAFVGAGVVGWGAYDYNQNRNSSVAIVGNEKISFVEFNLRYNQIYGYYNQISNGALSEENAEKLGLKDIALNSLIEDKLLLNFAKNLGLWANENEVIQELSAAEEFQNVNGIFDKNIYYAILKQNNILSKNYEQILGDRIILNKLNKIFEFPAKENELQMLAASYFMQDALEIAKITFDKKDLAVDENALKQLWEAHKNDFKTQKSYELSSYFIEAKKSNFSQDELRAFYQNENNKFKYKAQDGKILDFELAKEMVIKDLSLEKTKNLANEKFVALRNQKDDFQKDFNISEEDQNYPLELLAKAKNKDILKPIIWQKCENKICKDGFIILRLNQTNPVRVKNFEEARAEVLPMYYSEVAQKALEEKAQKALPTFKGIELEFVDRNSIKDAKKVSDEILNNAEFSFFLSQVFNTDQNSSYVLINDSKAILYRIKKQKLNPNKQDFNQYQTMLESSLKTLKSSEIKQELLEELKKTYKIKIYH